One stretch of Deinococcus aerophilus DNA includes these proteins:
- the nadE gene encoding ammonia-dependent NAD(+) synthetase → MTPPVFPTPPQNDSPLRSHIRRELQVQPEIDPAGEVERRVSFLTDYLQSTPARGFVLGISGGQDSTLAGRLCQLAAERLRAGGREATFTAVRLPYGTQADEADAQLALDFIRPDRRLTVNIKAAADASAEAARVATGEALRDFVRGNVKARERMVAQYALAGQDHLLVVGTDHAAEAITGFFTKYGDGGADVTPLTGLSKRQGAQLLQHLGAPERTWRKVPTADLEDGRPGLPDEAALGLTYAQIDDYLEGREVEGEVARRLEHLYLTTRHKRAVPVTPFDGWWRE, encoded by the coding sequence ATGACCCCGCCTGTCTTCCCCACCCCGCCCCAGAACGACTCCCCGCTGCGCAGCCACATTCGCCGGGAACTGCAGGTACAGCCTGAGATTGACCCTGCCGGGGAAGTCGAGCGGCGCGTCTCCTTTCTGACCGATTACCTGCAAAGCACCCCCGCCCGAGGGTTTGTGCTGGGCATCAGCGGGGGTCAGGACAGCACGCTGGCCGGGCGGCTGTGCCAGCTTGCCGCCGAGCGGCTGCGTGCCGGGGGACGGGAGGCCACGTTCACAGCCGTGCGCCTGCCCTACGGCACCCAGGCCGACGAGGCCGACGCCCAGCTTGCCCTGGACTTTATCCGCCCCGACCGCCGACTCACGGTGAACATCAAGGCGGCGGCGGATGCCAGCGCCGAGGCCGCCCGCGTCGCCACCGGAGAAGCGCTGCGCGACTTCGTGCGCGGCAATGTCAAGGCCCGCGAACGCATGGTGGCGCAATACGCGCTGGCCGGGCAGGACCATCTGCTCGTCGTGGGCACCGACCACGCCGCCGAGGCCATCACCGGCTTCTTTACCAAATACGGCGACGGCGGCGCGGACGTGACCCCCCTGACCGGCCTGAGCAAACGCCAGGGCGCACAGCTGTTGCAGCACCTGGGTGCCCCGGAGAGGACCTGGCGCAAGGTGCCCACCGCCGACCTGGAAGACGGCCGCCCCGGACTGCCCGACGAGGCGGCCCTGGGGCTGACCTATGCCCAGATCGACGACTATCTGGAGGGCCGCGAGGTGGAGGGAGAGGTGGCCCGCCGCCTGGAACACCTGTACCTGACTACCCGCCACAAGCGGGCAGTACCGGTCACTCCGTTTGACGGATGGTGGCGGGAGTAA
- a CDS encoding MFS transporter codes for MTSSVSPGQSVDGAIDTLGLGRFQWRLLAICGLTWASDAMEVLLVGFALPGISAAFGLERGSVQATGLLSATFAGMLLGAVFWGWLADRVGRRTVFLTTVALGVLFGVLGAFAPTVAVLVALRFLTGFAIGGTLPVDYAMMAEFIPTAWRGRFLVYLESFWALGTVLVAGLAWALSTALPPAEGWRWLLGLAALPGLVGLLARLGVPDSPRSLLARGDTAGARRALERVARVNGVTLSDAPLLVPARPERVTPAALFSGTLRRRTALLAAVWFGLSLGYYGIFSWLPSFLRAGGLELGEVYRTTLLLALAQVPGYLLAAWLVERAGRRATLTGFLSVGALSAFVFLFASTPLAVLLSLAVLSAALLGAWGALYAYTPELFPTPLRTTGMGLVSAMARVASVLSPGVGALLLTGNLGVALGLFAALFAVAAACAWAIGIETRGQRLPEALA; via the coding sequence GTGACTTCTTCCGTTTCACCGGGCCAGTCTGTTGACGGCGCCATTGACACCCTGGGGCTGGGCCGCTTTCAGTGGCGCCTGCTGGCGATCTGTGGCCTCACCTGGGCCTCGGACGCCATGGAGGTGCTGCTGGTGGGCTTCGCGCTGCCCGGCATCAGCGCGGCGTTTGGGCTGGAGCGCGGCTCGGTCCAGGCCACCGGCCTGCTGAGTGCCACCTTTGCGGGGATGCTGCTGGGCGCGGTGTTCTGGGGCTGGCTGGCCGACCGGGTGGGCCGGCGCACGGTCTTCCTGACCACCGTGGCGCTGGGGGTGCTGTTCGGGGTACTCGGGGCCTTCGCGCCCACGGTGGCCGTGCTGGTTGCGCTGCGCTTCCTGACCGGCTTCGCCATCGGCGGCACCCTTCCGGTGGACTACGCGATGATGGCGGAATTCATTCCCACGGCGTGGCGCGGACGTTTCCTGGTGTATCTGGAAAGCTTCTGGGCGCTGGGGACCGTGCTGGTGGCGGGGCTGGCGTGGGCGCTGAGCACGGCGCTGCCCCCCGCCGAGGGCTGGCGCTGGCTGCTGGGTCTGGCCGCCTTGCCCGGACTGGTGGGCCTGCTCGCGCGGCTGGGTGTGCCGGATTCACCGCGCTCCTTGCTGGCCCGTGGAGACACGGCGGGGGCCCGGCGGGCACTGGAGCGGGTGGCCCGCGTCAACGGCGTGACCCTGTCCGACGCGCCGCTGCTGGTCCCCGCACGCCCGGAACGCGTGACACCGGCCGCCCTGTTTTCGGGCACGTTGCGTCGGCGCACGGCTTTGCTCGCCGCAGTCTGGTTTGGCCTGAGCCTGGGGTATTACGGAATCTTTTCCTGGCTGCCCAGTTTCCTGCGTGCCGGGGGGCTGGAACTGGGAGAGGTCTACCGCACCACGTTGCTGCTCGCACTCGCACAGGTGCCGGGGTACCTGCTCGCGGCGTGGCTGGTGGAACGTGCAGGCCGCCGCGCCACCTTGACCGGCTTTCTGTCGGTGGGCGCCCTGAGTGCCTTCGTCTTCCTGTTCGCCTCCACGCCGCTCGCCGTGCTGCTGTCGCTGGCCGTACTCTCGGCCGCCCTGCTGGGGGCGTGGGGAGCGCTGTACGCCTACACGCCCGAACTGTTTCCCACGCCGCTGCGGACCACCGGGATGGGACTGGTCAGCGCCATGGCGCGGGTGGCGAGCGTGCTGTCGCCGGGCGTGGGGGCGCTGCTGCTCACCGGCAATCTCGGCGTGGCGCTGGGTCTGTTCGCGGCCCTCTTCGCGGTGGCCGCCGCCTGCGCCTGGGCCATCGGCATCGAGACGCGCGGCCAGCGGCTGCCCGAGGCGCTGGCATGA
- a CDS encoding nicotinate phosphoribosyltransferase: MTSVPPQPSALLTDLYQLTMMQGYFLSGLHEQTAVFDLFFRRLPYRGGYAVWAGLEEMLDTLGTLRFTEPDLAYLDSLKLFRPDFLAALRGWRFSGRIEAFAEGRVVFAHEPLLTVTAPLWEAQLIETMLLNTLNFQTLVATKAARCVLAAGTSPYGGEVVEFGARRAQGPDGALSAARAAFVGGAAGSSNVEAGRRYGLPVTGTHAHAWIESFPDELSAFRAYARVYPDSTTLLLDTVDTLRSGLPHALTVARELRAAGHELRGVRLDSGDLAYLSRTIRATLDEAGFPDVRIVASNDLSESVIAGVIAEGGRVDVYGVGTQLATAGGPGGGALGGVYKLAELDGRPRLKLTGDPAKASLPGVKRVWRAGGEEGEWAWDVLTLGDEPRAGQTVSDPTNPLRAAHLPQGLTWTDARQTVMQGGQRTQPTVSLPDIQARARRELARLPAETRRLLNPHVYRVSLGADVSALRDALTTELRAELK; this comes from the coding sequence ATGACTTCGGTCCCCCCACAGCCGTCAGCGCTGCTGACCGACCTGTACCAGCTCACCATGATGCAGGGCTATTTCCTCAGCGGTTTACACGAGCAAACGGCGGTGTTCGACCTGTTCTTCCGCCGCCTGCCCTACCGGGGAGGCTACGCGGTGTGGGCCGGACTGGAGGAGATGCTGGATACGCTCGGAACCCTCCGCTTCACGGAACCGGACCTCGCGTATCTGGACAGCCTGAAACTGTTCCGGCCCGACTTTCTGGCGGCGCTGCGCGGATGGCGCTTTTCCGGGCGCATCGAGGCCTTTGCCGAGGGCCGCGTGGTGTTCGCGCACGAGCCGCTGCTCACCGTCACGGCGCCGCTGTGGGAGGCCCAGCTGATCGAGACGATGTTGCTCAACACCCTCAACTTTCAGACCCTGGTGGCGACCAAGGCGGCCCGTTGCGTGCTGGCGGCGGGCACCAGTCCATATGGGGGAGAGGTGGTCGAGTTTGGTGCGCGCCGCGCCCAGGGACCGGACGGTGCCCTCAGCGCGGCGCGGGCGGCCTTCGTGGGCGGCGCCGCGGGCAGCAGCAACGTGGAAGCAGGGCGCAGATACGGCCTGCCGGTCACCGGAACCCATGCCCACGCCTGGATCGAGAGCTTTCCCGATGAACTCAGCGCCTTCCGGGCCTACGCGCGGGTGTATCCGGACAGCACCACCCTGCTGCTGGATACCGTGGATACCCTGCGCAGCGGCCTGCCCCACGCCCTCACGGTGGCGCGCGAGTTGCGGGCAGCAGGCCACGAACTGCGCGGCGTGCGCCTGGACAGCGGCGACCTCGCCTACCTCTCGCGCACCATCCGGGCCACGCTGGATGAGGCCGGGTTTCCGGACGTCAGGATCGTGGCGAGCAACGACCTGTCCGAATCGGTGATCGCGGGGGTGATTGCCGAGGGCGGGCGGGTGGATGTGTACGGCGTGGGCACCCAGCTTGCCACCGCCGGAGGGCCGGGGGGTGGAGCGCTGGGCGGCGTGTACAAGCTCGCCGAACTGGACGGTCGGCCGCGCCTGAAGCTGACGGGCGATCCGGCCAAGGCCAGCCTGCCGGGGGTCAAGCGGGTCTGGCGGGCCGGGGGTGAGGAGGGCGAGTGGGCCTGGGACGTGCTGACGCTGGGGGATGAACCGCGTGCGGGCCAGACCGTCAGCGACCCCACGAACCCATTGCGCGCCGCCCATCTGCCGCAGGGCCTGACCTGGACGGACGCCCGGCAGACGGTGATGCAGGGCGGCCAGCGCACCCAGCCCACCGTCTCCCTGCCCGACATCCAGGCGCGGGCCCGCCGGGAACTGGCCCGGCTGCCGGCCGAGACGCGCCGCCTGCTCAATCCGCACGTCTACCGCGTCAGTCTGGGGGCGGACGTTTCTGCGCTGCGCGACGCGCTTACCACCGAGCTGCGCGCCGAACTGAAGTGA
- a CDS encoding adenylyltransferase/cytidyltransferase family protein, whose amino-acid sequence MTAPDGAVFVGRFQPPHAAHVGSVVQALEHAPRVLVLLGSANLARSVRNPFRASERAAMFRAALRDQGFGSRRVTFRPLPDRFDAARWAGEVRARAAGVFGPAARLALLGFEKDASSAYLDWFPGWTRLRVPEVPGLHATDLRRAVFTGQPLPAHLPAPVADFLQAFLQTPAGVRLQAEWRAVEEARAGLPAGIRLQEERYLFLQDGRVCLNTRTGAIGRGLWELPGQVLPPGERSRTGADAVFDHPARALVAPTTAYVFLGPPPAGVPGQAVSLGTAVARPRRFFEDHHVILTRMLGLD is encoded by the coding sequence GTGACGGCCCCCGACGGCGCGGTGTTCGTGGGCCGCTTCCAGCCGCCACACGCCGCGCACGTGGGCAGCGTGGTACAGGCCCTCGAACACGCGCCGCGCGTGCTCGTGCTGCTTGGCAGCGCCAACCTCGCCCGCAGCGTCCGCAATCCGTTTCGTGCTTCCGAACGTGCCGCGATGTTCCGTGCGGCGTTGCGGGACCAGGGGTTCGGCTCCCGGCGCGTCACCTTCCGCCCCCTGCCCGACCGTTTCGATGCGGCGCGCTGGGCGGGGGAAGTCCGGGCCCGGGCCGCCGGGGTGTTCGGGCCGGCCGCTCGCCTCGCCCTTCTGGGGTTTGAGAAGGATGCGAGCAGCGCCTATCTGGACTGGTTTCCCGGCTGGACCCGGCTGCGGGTTCCCGAGGTGCCGGGGCTGCACGCGACCGATCTGCGCCGCGCTGTGTTCACGGGTCAACCGTTGCCCGCCCACCTGCCCGCGCCGGTGGCCGACTTTCTGCAGGCCTTTCTTCAGACCCCCGCCGGTGTCCGGCTGCAGGCCGAGTGGCGGGCGGTGGAGGAGGCCCGCGCCGGGTTGCCCGCCGGGATCCGGCTGCAGGAGGAGCGCTATCTGTTCCTGCAGGACGGGCGGGTCTGCCTGAACACCCGGACCGGTGCCATCGGGCGGGGATTGTGGGAGCTGCCGGGACAGGTCCTGCCGCCCGGGGAACGTTCACGCACCGGGGCCGACGCGGTTTTCGACCACCCGGCCCGCGCCCTGGTGGCCCCGACCACCGCATACGTGTTTCTGGGGCCTCCTCCCGCTGGCGTTCCGGGCCAGGCCGTTTCCCTCGGCACCGCCGTGGCCCGGCCACGCCGCTTCTTCGAGGACCACCACGTCATCCTGACGCGGATGCTGGGGCTGGACTGA
- a CDS encoding molybdopterin molybdotransferase MoeA, whose protein sequence is MSAPTPTFPMHVSVDEARAMLTALLPPLDTEWVALAGAWGRTLAADLSATVSHPSATESALDGIAARASDTLGARAEAPARLRVIGESRAGVPFGGVVGAGECVRIYTGAPLPPGADAICPVELLRDDGPDHVWLARPASPGDVRHEGGDFRAGDVVMRAGLLLTATRVALAAALGHAEVPVRRRLRVALLSTGDEVIMPGQPLQPGQVYDSNRVGLGAMLVECGCEVVSLGHAPDSPQALQAAILGAGGADVLLTSGGVSMGKYDFMRDLLIEHGRVTFWKVRMRPGGPAILGGWNGLPVFGLPGNPVSSLVVFHVIVRPALTGQPVQSVKLRAATPFRGLSDKTAFWRGVIRDGEVHDYGQQGSGILRSLSDANALIIVPEGLGVQAGDPVDVVLL, encoded by the coding sequence ATGTCTGCTCCTACCCCCACCTTCCCGATGCACGTCAGCGTGGACGAAGCCAGAGCGATGCTGACCGCGCTGCTGCCCCCCTTGGACACCGAGTGGGTGGCACTTGCCGGGGCGTGGGGCCGGACCCTGGCGGCCGACCTCAGCGCCACCGTCAGCCACCCCAGCGCCACCGAGAGTGCCCTGGACGGCATCGCGGCGCGCGCGTCCGATACCCTGGGCGCGCGCGCCGAAGCCCCGGCCCGGCTGCGGGTGATCGGGGAGAGCCGCGCCGGGGTGCCCTTCGGCGGCGTGGTGGGGGCGGGCGAGTGCGTGCGCATCTACACGGGCGCGCCGCTGCCCCCCGGCGCAGACGCCATCTGCCCGGTGGAACTGCTGCGCGACGATGGACCGGACCATGTGTGGCTGGCACGTCCCGCCAGTCCCGGCGACGTGCGGCACGAGGGCGGCGATTTCCGTGCCGGCGACGTGGTGATGCGGGCCGGACTGCTCCTGACGGCCACCCGCGTGGCCCTGGCCGCCGCGCTGGGGCACGCCGAGGTGCCGGTGCGCCGCCGGCTGCGCGTGGCGCTGCTGTCCACCGGCGACGAGGTGATCATGCCGGGGCAGCCGCTGCAGCCGGGGCAGGTCTACGACAGCAACCGGGTGGGTCTGGGCGCCATGCTTGTGGAATGCGGCTGTGAGGTCGTGTCGCTGGGCCACGCTCCCGACAGCCCGCAGGCGCTGCAGGCCGCCATCCTGGGAGCGGGCGGAGCCGACGTGCTGCTCACCAGCGGCGGCGTGAGCATGGGCAAGTACGACTTCATGCGCGACCTGCTGATCGAACACGGCCGGGTGACCTTCTGGAAGGTGCGCATGCGGCCCGGCGGCCCGGCGATTCTGGGCGGCTGGAACGGCCTGCCGGTCTTCGGGCTGCCGGGCAATCCGGTCAGCAGTCTGGTGGTCTTTCACGTCATCGTGCGGCCCGCCCTGACCGGCCAGCCGGTGCAGAGCGTGAAGCTGCGCGCAGCCACCCCCTTCCGGGGCCTGAGCGACAAGACGGCCTTCTGGCGCGGCGTGATCCGGGACGGCGAGGTCCACGACTACGGTCAGCAGGGCAGCGGCATCCTGCGTTCGCTCAGTGATGCCAACGCGCTGATCATCGTGCCGGAGGGCCTGGGGGTCCAGGCCGGAGACCCGGTGGACGTGGTGTTGCTGTAA
- a CDS encoding FKBP-type peptidyl-prolyl cis-trans isomerase, which yields MKITQDTVVEIDYTLTVDGEIVDRSEPGEPLTYLQGHSNIIPGLERALEGKMAGDMFQEIIQPEDGYGPRDEDNVEELAREDFEDDVEIGETYYAQAEDGSVIPFTVLEIDGDNVKVDFNPPLAGQVLTFDVTVVGVREATAEELEHGHAHTPEMEHDHG from the coding sequence ATGAAGATTACCCAGGACACCGTAGTTGAAATTGATTACACCTTGACCGTGGACGGTGAGATCGTAGACCGCAGCGAGCCGGGTGAACCCCTGACCTACCTGCAGGGCCACAGCAACATCATTCCGGGGCTGGAGCGGGCGCTGGAAGGCAAGATGGCGGGCGACATGTTCCAGGAGATCATCCAGCCGGAAGACGGCTACGGCCCGCGCGACGAGGACAACGTGGAGGAACTGGCCCGCGAGGATTTCGAGGACGACGTCGAAATCGGCGAGACCTACTACGCCCAGGCCGAGGACGGCAGCGTGATTCCCTTCACGGTGCTGGAGATTGATGGTGACAACGTCAAGGTGGACTTCAACCCCCCGCTGGCCGGCCAAGTCCTGACCTTCGACGTGACCGTGGTGGGCGTGCGTGAGGCCACCGCCGAGGAACTGGAACACGGCCACGCCCACACCCCGGAGATGGAACACGACCACGGCTGA
- the aspS gene encoding aspartate--tRNA(Asn) ligase → MTTEPQSPQVPSVSALTLPRTLTRQLNQHDGQRVRLLGFVHARRDLGGVQFLVLRDVSGITQCVGSGLHLPLPESSVEVVGRVKAHPKAPGGYEVQVEEFRVISAAVEAPPLEIPKMEWNVNPETMLDYRYVSVRGLRERAALKVQGEIVYAFHTYLREQGFTEISTPKIVSAGAEGGANLFKLDYFGEQAYLAQSPQLYKQIMVGVFERVYEVAPVYRAEEHATSRHLNEYLSLDVEMGFIHDEEDVMTLQNGLLTAIMQRLKDTCAAEFELLGATLPDVPAHIPRIPLLEARQLVTEKFGHVVGGKDLDPEAERLLSQHFAETQGSDFVFVTKYPRAARPFYAHPELETDGTPRTDLTRGYDLLFRGIEITSGGQRIHDYAMLMDSIRAYKMNPEAMTGYSEVFKHGMPPHGGFAIGAERLTAKLLGIANVRYARAFPRDRHRLTP, encoded by the coding sequence ATGACCACCGAACCCCAGTCCCCCCAGGTTCCATCCGTATCCGCTCTCACCCTGCCCCGGACCCTCACCCGCCAGCTGAACCAGCACGATGGACAGCGCGTGCGGCTGCTGGGCTTTGTCCATGCCCGGCGTGACCTGGGCGGGGTGCAGTTTCTGGTGCTGCGCGACGTCTCGGGCATCACGCAGTGCGTGGGCAGCGGCCTGCACCTGCCCCTGCCCGAGAGCAGCGTGGAGGTCGTCGGGCGGGTCAAGGCCCACCCCAAGGCGCCGGGCGGGTACGAGGTCCAGGTCGAGGAATTCCGGGTGATCAGCGCCGCCGTGGAGGCCCCCCCGCTGGAGATTCCCAAGATGGAGTGGAACGTCAACCCCGAGACCATGCTGGACTACCGTTATGTCTCGGTGCGTGGACTGCGCGAGCGGGCGGCCCTGAAGGTGCAGGGAGAGATCGTGTACGCCTTTCACACCTACCTGCGCGAACAGGGCTTTACCGAGATCAGCACGCCCAAGATCGTCTCGGCGGGGGCCGAGGGCGGGGCCAACCTGTTCAAGCTGGACTACTTCGGCGAGCAGGCGTACCTGGCCCAGAGTCCGCAGCTGTACAAACAGATCATGGTGGGCGTGTTCGAGCGCGTCTATGAGGTCGCCCCGGTGTACCGCGCCGAGGAACACGCCACCAGCCGCCACCTCAACGAGTACCTGTCGCTGGACGTGGAGATGGGCTTCATTCACGACGAGGAAGATGTCATGACGCTGCAAAATGGCCTGCTCACGGCCATCATGCAGCGCCTGAAGGACACCTGCGCCGCCGAATTCGAGCTGCTGGGCGCGACCCTTCCCGACGTTCCGGCGCACATTCCACGCATCCCCCTGCTGGAAGCCCGGCAGCTGGTGACCGAGAAGTTCGGACACGTGGTGGGCGGCAAGGACCTCGACCCCGAAGCCGAACGCCTGCTGTCCCAGCACTTTGCCGAGACGCAGGGCAGCGACTTCGTGTTCGTCACCAAGTACCCGCGCGCCGCCCGGCCCTTCTATGCCCACCCCGAACTGGAGACCGACGGCACGCCCCGCACCGACCTCACGCGCGGGTACGACCTGCTGTTCCGGGGCATCGAGATCACCTCCGGCGGACAGCGCATCCATGACTACGCGATGCTGATGGACTCGATCCGCGCTTACAAGATGAACCCCGAAGCCATGACCGGCTATTCCGAGGTGTTCAAGCACGGCATGCCCCCGCACGGCGGCTTTGCCATCGGGGCCGAGCGCCTGACCGCCAAGCTGCTGGGCATCGCCAACGTGCGCTACGCCCGCGCCTTCCCGCGGGACCGCCACCGCCTGACGCCCTGA
- a CDS encoding HpcH/HpaI aldolase/citrate lyase family protein: MTAAPMRRPRSVLFAPGNRADLIAKLPRRRPDAVVVDLEDAIPGNAEAKAQARPIARDAVRALIAEAPHLAVFLRVNAPHSPYFAEDLAVLTPELAGVVVPKLESAADVQIVTGALQARGLSLPILAGLETGAGVWNALEILKEPAVAWAYFGAEDYTTDLGGRRTVGNQEVLFARSRVALAARLAGVPALDIVVTALNDEPGFRADAEQGRALGYSGKLCIHPAQVELAHDVFGATPAEVARARAVLAAAHAAAQAGHGAFSFEGQMVDEPMLGAARALLAQAPEAADE; the protein is encoded by the coding sequence ATGACGGCCGCGCCCATGCGGCGTCCCCGCAGCGTGCTGTTCGCGCCCGGCAACCGCGCCGACCTGATTGCCAAGCTGCCGCGCCGCCGACCCGACGCTGTGGTCGTTGATCTGGAGGACGCCATTCCTGGGAATGCCGAGGCCAAGGCGCAGGCCCGGCCCATCGCGCGGGACGCCGTCCGCGCCCTGATCGCAGAGGCGCCGCACCTGGCGGTGTTTCTGCGGGTGAATGCGCCGCACTCGCCGTACTTCGCAGAGGATCTGGCGGTGCTGACTCCTGAACTGGCCGGGGTGGTTGTGCCCAAGCTGGAATCGGCGGCGGACGTGCAGATCGTGACCGGGGCGCTGCAGGCGCGGGGCCTGTCCCTGCCGATTCTGGCCGGACTGGAAACCGGCGCGGGCGTGTGGAACGCGCTGGAGATCCTCAAAGAGCCGGCAGTGGCCTGGGCCTATTTCGGTGCCGAGGACTACACCACCGACCTGGGGGGACGGCGCACCGTCGGCAACCAGGAAGTGCTGTTCGCCCGCTCGAGGGTGGCGCTGGCGGCGCGGCTGGCCGGGGTGCCCGCCCTGGACATCGTGGTCACGGCGCTGAACGACGAACCCGGTTTCCGCGCCGACGCTGAGCAGGGCCGCGCCCTAGGCTACAGCGGCAAGCTGTGCATCCATCCGGCCCAGGTGGAGCTGGCGCACGACGTGTTCGGAGCCACGCCCGCCGAGGTGGCCCGCGCCCGCGCGGTGCTGGCCGCGGCGCACGCGGCGGCCCAGGCCGGCCACGGAGCCTTCAGCTTCGAGGGCCAGATGGTGGACGAACCTATGCTGGGCGCCGCCCGCGCGCTGCTCGCCCAGGCCCCGGAGGCCGCCGATGAATGA
- a CDS encoding MaoC family dehydratase has protein sequence MNEDLNRPQGRYFEELTPGTVIRHRVRRTLTEADNVLFTTLTMNPQPLHLDHEYAAATEFGQPLVNSLLTLSLLVGLSVHELTLGTLVANLGMTDVVFPKPVFHGDTIHAESEVLEARGSKSRPHQGLVTVEHRALNQRGEVVAQCKRTMLMQRRDADAEGAAV, from the coding sequence ATGAATGAAGACCTGAACCGCCCACAGGGCCGCTACTTCGAGGAACTGACTCCCGGCACCGTGATCCGTCACCGCGTCCGGCGCACGCTGACCGAGGCCGACAACGTGCTGTTCACCACCCTGACCATGAATCCCCAGCCGCTGCACCTGGACCACGAATACGCCGCCGCGACCGAGTTCGGGCAGCCGCTGGTGAACAGCCTGCTGACCCTCAGCCTGCTCGTGGGCCTCAGCGTCCACGAGCTGACGCTGGGCACGCTGGTGGCGAATCTGGGCATGACCGATGTGGTCTTTCCGAAGCCGGTGTTCCACGGAGACACCATCCACGCTGAATCCGAGGTGCTGGAGGCCAGGGGCAGCAAGTCCCGCCCGCATCAGGGTCTGGTTACCGTGGAACACCGCGCCCTCAACCAGCGCGGTGAGGTGGTCGCGCAGTGCAAGCGGACCATGCTGATGCAGCGGCGGGACGCGGACGCGGAGGGTGCGGCGGTATAG
- a CDS encoding aldo/keto reductase: MQMRNLGATGLSVSEIGYGAWGIGADMWKGAQDDESLEALRRYLSLGGNFIDTAMGYGDGHSERLVGQAARDFPGTLVATKISPKNGQWPARPGVPADEAFPGEHVIRMTEASLQRLGLPRIDVQQFHVWNDSWLGQGDWQDAVQQLKQDGKIGHFGISINDHQPDNAVKAVEAGVVETVQVIYNVFDQSPQDRLLDACLANGVGVIVRVALDEGSLTGTITAGTEFPEGDWRNHYFGGNRKAELQPRLRAIESDLGINSAQLAETSLRFVLSHRAVSTVIVGMRSVRNVERNVAIADGQGLPAEDVARLYAHRWDRNWYNPAE; encoded by the coding sequence ATGCAAATGCGGAATCTGGGGGCCACCGGCCTGAGCGTCAGCGAGATCGGCTACGGCGCGTGGGGAATAGGGGCAGACATGTGGAAGGGAGCGCAGGACGACGAGAGCCTGGAGGCGCTGCGCCGCTACCTGTCGCTGGGCGGCAATTTTATCGACACGGCGATGGGGTACGGCGACGGCCACAGCGAGCGCCTGGTCGGACAGGCTGCCCGCGACTTTCCGGGCACCCTGGTCGCCACCAAGATCAGCCCCAAGAACGGTCAGTGGCCCGCCCGGCCCGGCGTTCCGGCCGACGAGGCCTTTCCCGGCGAACACGTGATCCGGATGACCGAGGCCAGCCTGCAGCGGCTGGGCCTGCCGCGCATTGACGTGCAGCAGTTTCACGTCTGGAACGATTCGTGGCTGGGTCAGGGAGACTGGCAGGACGCGGTCCAGCAGCTCAAGCAGGACGGCAAGATCGGCCATTTCGGCATCAGCATCAACGACCACCAGCCCGACAACGCTGTCAAGGCGGTGGAGGCCGGCGTGGTGGAAACGGTGCAGGTGATTTACAACGTTTTCGACCAGTCGCCGCAGGACCGCCTGCTCGACGCCTGCCTCGCCAACGGCGTCGGCGTGATTGTGCGCGTGGCGCTGGACGAGGGCAGCCTGACCGGGACCATCACCGCCGGCACCGAGTTCCCCGAGGGCGACTGGCGCAACCACTACTTCGGCGGCAACCGCAAGGCCGAGTTACAGCCGCGCCTGCGCGCCATCGAGAGCGACCTGGGCATCAACAGCGCCCAGCTGGCCGAGACCTCACTGCGCTTCGTGCTCAGCCACCGCGCCGTCAGCACCGTGATCGTGGGCATGCGCAGCGTCCGCAACGTGGAGCGCAACGTCGCCATTGCCGACGGCCAGGGCCTCCCGGCCGAGGACGTGGCCCGGCTATACGCCCACCGCTGGGACCGCAACTGGTACAACCCGGCGGAATAA